In Deferribacteraceae bacterium V6Fe1, one genomic interval encodes:
- the corA gene encoding magnesium/cobalt transporter CorA translates to MIKIYAKDKNNKIKILDEINSLMPDLKELLWIDMIKPSAEEFKAISTIYNVEFPTKQETEEIEISSRYWETSKDITVNTYFFTLIDNTPHNETVSFILQDNFLVTIRYRELRTFDECIKKIISLPNLFNSGFYIFSNILEMRIDMDADILENIAKGISNLRKNLLNEDMDSEDLLESISMNEDHNTRLRESLIDKQRLLSAILKSPKLPSNLENNFKIMIKDVNSLIDYTRFNFDRLDYIQNIFLGQLGIEQNNIIKIFTIVNVIFLPPTLVASIYGMNFKFFPELDWHFGYPFSLILMLISSILPILIFKKKGWM, encoded by the coding sequence ATGATTAAAATTTATGCCAAAGATAAAAATAATAAGATAAAGATTTTAGATGAGATAAATTCACTGATGCCTGACTTAAAAGAATTATTGTGGATCGACATGATAAAACCGTCCGCAGAAGAATTTAAGGCAATTTCCACCATATACAATGTTGAATTTCCTACAAAACAGGAAACTGAAGAGATTGAGATTTCATCAAGATATTGGGAAACATCAAAAGATATTACAGTAAACACATATTTTTTTACACTTATTGACAATACACCCCACAACGAAACGGTATCTTTTATTTTGCAAGATAATTTTTTGGTGACAATACGTTATAGAGAGTTAAGGACATTTGATGAATGTATAAAGAAGATAATCTCTTTGCCTAATCTGTTCAATTCGGGTTTTTATATTTTTAGCAATATACTCGAAATGAGAATTGATATGGATGCAGATATCCTTGAAAATATTGCTAAGGGGATTTCCAACTTAAGAAAAAACCTTTTAAACGAAGATATGGACAGTGAAGATTTATTGGAGTCAATATCTATGAACGAGGATCATAATACAAGATTAAGAGAAAGTTTAATTGATAAACAAAGGCTCCTCTCTGCAATCCTGAAATCTCCCAAACTTCCATCAAACTTGGAAAATAATTTTAAAATAATGATTAAAGACGTAAATTCACTAATCGATTATACAAGGTTTAATTTTGACAGGCTTGATTACATACAAAACATATTCCTTGGTCAATTAGGGATAGAGCAAAACAATATTATTAAGATTTTCACAATTGTTAATGTAATTTTCCTCCCCCCTACCCTTGTGGCAAGTATTTATGGAATGAACTTTAAGTTTTTTCCTGAACTAGATTGGCATTTTGGGTATCCTTTCTCTTTAATATTGATGCTGATTTCATCTATTCTGCCGATTTTAATTTTCAAAAAGAAAGGTTGGATGTAA
- a CDS encoding class I SAM-dependent RNA methyltransferase, with protein sequence MYQFLKTNRYFAVVLDNLEQIAAEELEELGAAEINTKYRGVSFTASKETLYKIVYCSKIPTRILAPIITFDCHSTKYLYKTAKSVNWDDFLPIDKTFAIFSSVSNSLITHSQYASLCLKDAIADYFRDKYGERPNVKPKTPDVWFNLYINDNKATISLELTGGSLHRRGYRKNSLEAPMMENLAAGIIRISKWNGETPLYDPFCGSGTILAEALLKVCNIPSCYNRENLGIFYMPDFERKTFNSVKKCSLEDIKPLPINLISGSDIDKRAIQIAKENLRLIPHGEKVKLTVADFSKIKNIENSTIITNPPYGKRLGEKSEVNRLITSFGDFLKNNCKGSKAYVYFGNRELIKKVGLKTSMKMPLKNGGLDGRLTLYEIY encoded by the coding sequence ATGTACCAATTTCTTAAAACAAATAGATACTTTGCTGTTGTTCTGGATAATTTGGAACAGATCGCAGCAGAAGAGCTTGAAGAGCTTGGTGCTGCTGAAATAAATACAAAATACAGAGGGGTTTCTTTTACTGCAAGTAAGGAAACCCTTTACAAAATTGTTTATTGTTCAAAAATTCCTACGAGAATATTGGCACCAATTATTACTTTTGATTGCCACAGCACAAAATATCTTTATAAAACTGCCAAAAGTGTCAATTGGGATGATTTTTTACCCATAGATAAAACATTTGCCATATTTTCATCTGTATCAAATAGTTTAATTACACATTCTCAATATGCTTCTTTATGCCTTAAGGATGCGATTGCTGACTATTTTAGAGACAAATATGGAGAAAGACCAAATGTAAAACCCAAGACTCCAGATGTATGGTTTAATCTTTATATAAATGACAATAAAGCTACAATCAGTCTGGAGTTAACAGGTGGCTCTCTTCACAGAAGAGGTTATAGAAAAAATAGTCTTGAAGCGCCAATGATGGAAAATCTGGCTGCTGGAATAATAAGAATTTCAAAATGGAATGGGGAAACTCCGCTTTATGATCCTTTCTGTGGATCAGGCACAATATTAGCTGAAGCTTTACTAAAAGTTTGCAACATACCTTCATGCTACAACAGAGAAAATCTTGGTATTTTTTATATGCCTGATTTTGAACGTAAAACATTTAATTCTGTAAAAAAATGTTCCCTTGAGGATATAAAGCCTCTCCCAATTAATTTAATATCTGGAAGCGATATAGATAAAAGAGCCATTCAGATTGCAAAGGAAAATTTAAGACTCATCCCTCACGGTGAAAAGGTTAAGCTGACGGTAGCTGATTTTTCAAAAATCAAAAATATTGAGAACTCAACAATAATAACCAATCCTCCTTACGGAAAGAGACTTGGGGAGAAAAGTGAAGTGAATCGTCTTATTACAAGCTTCGGAGATTTCCTAAAAAATAACTGCAAAGGCAGCAAAGCATATGTTTACTTTGGCAATAGAGAACTAATTAAAAAGGTAGGACTTAAAACTTCCATGAAAATGCCGCTTAAAAATGGTGGTCTTGATGGGAGATTAACTCTTTACGAAATTTACTAA
- a CDS encoding diguanylate cyclase, with product MDIRPLKYENIRLKRVVNTIQPYLELFESISAGEKGKIFDKLLDICKKETESFQGFIGIIEKDNTLFVPTFNYLKSCKVENKDNHKLISPLEEIRYLYEISIKTGKPFYTNTIDYSKYLKNIPDGHIKITNFISVPVIKNGRVAGIIALANSTVDYNDNSIISVEKIANVLSIFLNDEKSINNENIIDAILNCHENDFMCVAVDNKVVYANNFLINYLIDAHSLDVFSVNGLTEFKNVEIINIISKAYENIFKKGKFEDTLELLVNNELKSYEVIATPVISDDEIVGASILFKDVTVFNEIISKAKKDYEVEKFISDLLQEIYKGSDLNLSISNSLTKIGEYLGLTEISVYERENKGINKIYSWSTSSIPRDVQIDNLSAIFSKVEDEGIIILSGETDDNLLNSYSHTKEFASVVAYPMLQQGKMFGFIMYEKRCEHNIWSIREVELLKILSNIITSAILQKRADENLKYASTHDKLTGIYNRAYFETEIERVKKGRNFPLGFFIIDVNGLKVINDKIGHAAGDELIVNAAKILKNSVRSEDCLARIGGDEFAVIIQKANENVVKSLYQRILATQEKINQSLANKVSMAVGFAIAKNEKEITEAMKKADENMYSHKRQIKGDKPAR from the coding sequence ATGGATATAAGACCTTTAAAATATGAAAACATAAGACTGAAGCGGGTAGTCAATACTATCCAACCTTATCTTGAACTGTTTGAATCCATTTCAGCGGGGGAAAAAGGAAAAATTTTTGATAAATTACTTGACATATGTAAAAAAGAAACTGAAAGCTTTCAAGGGTTTATAGGTATTATTGAGAAAGATAATACTCTTTTTGTGCCTACTTTTAATTATCTCAAGTCATGCAAGGTTGAAAATAAAGATAACCATAAGCTTATTAGCCCACTTGAAGAAATTAGATACCTGTATGAGATTTCTATCAAAACAGGCAAACCTTTTTATACCAATACAATAGATTATTCAAAATATCTTAAAAATATACCTGATGGCCACATTAAAATTACAAATTTCATATCTGTCCCGGTGATAAAAAATGGCAGAGTAGCAGGTATTATCGCCTTAGCCAATTCGACTGTGGACTATAATGATAATTCAATTATATCGGTAGAAAAGATAGCCAACGTATTATCAATATTTTTAAATGATGAAAAATCTATTAATAATGAAAATATAATAGATGCCATATTAAATTGTCATGAAAATGATTTTATGTGCGTAGCTGTTGATAATAAAGTCGTTTATGCAAATAACTTTTTAATAAACTATCTTATTGATGCTCATTCTTTAGACGTATTTTCTGTAAATGGATTAACGGAATTTAAAAATGTGGAAATTATTAACATAATATCCAAAGCTTACGAAAATATCTTTAAAAAGGGAAAATTTGAAGATACGTTGGAGTTATTAGTCAACAATGAATTGAAAAGTTATGAAGTTATTGCCACTCCTGTTATTAGCGATGACGAAATTGTAGGTGCTTCAATTCTATTTAAAGATGTTACGGTGTTTAATGAAATTATCTCAAAAGCAAAAAAGGATTATGAAGTTGAAAAATTTATATCAGACCTTTTGCAAGAAATATATAAAGGGAGTGATTTGAATTTAAGTATTTCAAATAGCCTTACAAAAATAGGAGAATATTTGGGATTAACTGAAATTTCCGTTTATGAGCGAGAAAACAAAGGGATTAACAAAATATATTCATGGAGTACAAGCAGTATACCAAGAGATGTTCAAATTGATAATTTGTCAGCTATATTTAGTAAAGTTGAAGATGAGGGGATTATCATTTTAAGCGGCGAAACGGATGATAATCTTTTAAATTCTTATTCACACACCAAAGAGTTTGCATCTGTGGTTGCCTATCCTATGTTGCAGCAAGGTAAAATGTTTGGATTTATAATGTATGAAAAAAGATGTGAGCATAATATATGGAGTATTAGGGAAGTAGAGCTCCTTAAAATTTTATCTAATATTATTACATCAGCAATTTTACAGAAAAGAGCTGATGAAAATCTAAAATATGCAAGCACCCATGATAAATTAACCGGGATTTACAACAGAGCATATTTTGAAACTGAAATCGAAAGAGTAAAAAAAGGGAGAAATTTTCCATTGGGTTTTTTTATTATAGATGTGAATGGCTTAAAAGTTATAAATGATAAAATTGGGCATGCCGCAGGTGATGAGCTTATAGTAAATGCAGCAAAAATCCTAAAAAATTCCGTCAGAAGTGAAGACTGTTTGGCACGAATAGGGGGGGATGAATTTGCAGTAATCATACAAAAAGCAAACGAGAATGTGGTAAAAAGTCTTTATCAGAGAATTTTAGCTACTCAGGAAAAGATAAATCAAAGCCTTGCAAATAAAGTTTCCATGGCTGTGGGATTTGCAATAGCAAAAAATGAAAAAGAGATTACCGAAGCTATGAAAAAGGCAGATGAAAACATGTACTCACACAAACGTCAAATTAAAGGGGATAAACCTGCTCGGTGA
- a CDS encoding protease modulator HflC: protein MKKTFVAVAIVVAILAVAPFTGVFYTVKVNEQAIVTYLGKVVKVIDKPGLYVKIPFLYNVSYLSKMLLEYDAPVSEILTKDKKTLLLDNYCRWKINDPLKFYLSVRDVYGAMSRIDDIIYSEMRIELGQHTLTEVVSINRNEIMANVTKAAKEKAKVYGIDIHDIRIKRADLPPENEKAVYERMRAERIRIAKQYRSEGIEEGRKIKAKTEKEKKIILAEAYKKVQEIKGATDAKVVKIYADAFKQDPNFFEFIKTLDVYSDVLTKNSKYFLSTNTKLLKLLNKGDTE, encoded by the coding sequence ATGAAAAAGACTTTTGTCGCAGTAGCAATAGTCGTTGCCATCTTGGCAGTAGCTCCTTTTACAGGGGTGTTTTACACGGTTAAAGTTAATGAACAGGCAATAGTTACTTATCTTGGGAAAGTAGTAAAAGTTATAGATAAGCCCGGACTGTATGTCAAAATCCCTTTTTTATACAATGTTTCCTATTTAAGTAAAATGTTATTAGAATACGATGCACCTGTCTCAGAAATATTGACCAAAGACAAAAAAACACTTTTGCTTGATAATTATTGCAGGTGGAAAATTAATGATCCGTTAAAATTTTATCTGAGTGTTAGGGATGTTTATGGAGCTATGTCAAGGATTGATGACATAATATATTCAGAAATGAGGATTGAGTTAGGGCAGCATACATTAACCGAAGTTGTAAGTATAAACAGAAATGAAATTATGGCTAACGTTACAAAGGCGGCTAAAGAAAAGGCTAAAGTGTATGGTATAGATATACACGACATCAGGATAAAGCGGGCAGATTTGCCACCGGAAAATGAAAAAGCAGTGTATGAAAGAATGAGGGCAGAAAGAATCAGAATAGCCAAACAGTACCGTTCTGAAGGTATTGAAGAAGGACGTAAGATAAAAGCCAAAACTGAAAAAGAAAAGAAAATAATTTTAGCTGAAGCCTATAAAAAAGTTCAGGAAATTAAAGGTGCCACTGATGCTAAGGTCGTAAAAATTTATGCCGATGCTTTTAAACAAGACCCTAACTTTTTCGAGTTTATCAAAACATTAGATGTGTATTCAGACGTATTGACCAAAAATAGCAAATACTTCCTCTCTACAAATACGAAACTTTTAAAGCTTTTAAATAAAGGTGATACCGAATAA
- a CDS encoding DEAD/DEAH box helicase: MNTLEKFRELGISENILTSIKKKGFEAPSPIQAKIIPEIFNSTDDLIGQAQTGTGKTAAFGIPIIQLLTEERNKVKALILTPTRELCLQVAEELNTLKGKKKTKIIPVYGGQSIDLQIRRLQEGVDIVVGTPGRIIDHLKRKTLNLSHIEFLVLDEADEMLNMGFIEDIEYILKNTNSTKRTLLFSATMPKEIKQIAQKYMKNQRVVAVENKTLTTDLTDQIYFEVNEDDKFEALCRIRDIVPDFYGIVFCRTKVDVDNVANKLIDRGYSAEALHGDISQYQRERILKKFKNKQINILVATDVAARGIDISDLTHVINYSLPQDPESYVHRIGRTGRAGKEGTAITFVTPDEYRRLVYIMRIAKAKIKKGDLPKVEDIIETKKAKIIEEIKATAETVDYEKNRHIDELSKELLGQLTPEQIVKALLSMNYGDEFDESSYSEIRDTKSVNRKGKARLFVSMGKENNATPKSLADFIYEKTGVEQRLLREIKVFDKFSFVTVPYEEAEVILTYFKKNKRGKRPMVEIAKEKKN; the protein is encoded by the coding sequence ATGAACACACTTGAAAAATTCAGAGAATTAGGAATATCTGAAAACATTTTAACATCAATAAAAAAGAAAGGATTTGAAGCACCATCGCCTATACAAGCTAAGATAATCCCGGAAATTTTTAATTCCACTGACGACCTTATAGGTCAAGCACAAACCGGTACAGGTAAAACAGCAGCGTTTGGAATCCCGATAATTCAATTGTTAACGGAAGAAAGAAACAAGGTTAAAGCTCTTATTTTAACTCCTACAAGAGAATTATGTTTGCAAGTTGCCGAAGAATTGAACACCCTTAAAGGGAAAAAGAAAACAAAAATTATACCTGTTTACGGTGGGCAATCTATCGATTTGCAAATTAGGAGACTTCAAGAAGGTGTGGATATTGTTGTAGGGACACCGGGCAGAATTATAGACCACTTAAAAAGAAAAACGCTTAATTTATCACATATAGAGTTTTTAGTATTGGATGAAGCGGATGAAATGCTAAATATGGGCTTTATTGAAGATATTGAGTATATTTTGAAAAATACCAATTCGACTAAAAGGACTCTTCTGTTTTCGGCAACTATGCCTAAAGAGATTAAGCAAATTGCTCAAAAGTACATGAAAAACCAAAGAGTTGTCGCTGTAGAAAACAAAACATTGACTACCGATTTAACTGATCAAATTTACTTTGAAGTCAATGAAGACGATAAATTTGAAGCACTTTGTAGAATAAGGGATATTGTGCCGGATTTTTATGGTATTGTCTTTTGCAGGACTAAAGTAGACGTAGATAATGTTGCCAATAAGCTTATTGATAGAGGCTACAGTGCCGAAGCTCTACACGGGGATATTTCCCAATATCAAAGGGAAAGGATTTTAAAAAAATTTAAAAACAAGCAAATTAATATATTGGTAGCCACAGATGTTGCCGCAAGAGGAATTGATATTTCCGACTTAACACACGTAATAAATTACTCATTGCCCCAAGACCCTGAGTCTTATGTGCATAGAATCGGCCGAACAGGAAGAGCCGGTAAAGAAGGCACAGCAATTACGTTTGTAACCCCTGACGAATACAGAAGATTGGTATACATAATGAGAATTGCAAAAGCAAAAATTAAAAAAGGCGATCTTCCTAAAGTAGAAGATATCATCGAGACAAAAAAGGCTAAGATTATTGAAGAGATAAAAGCAACGGCTGAAACTGTTGATTATGAAAAAAATAGACATATAGATGAGCTTTCAAAAGAGCTATTGGGGCAGCTCACCCCTGAGCAGATTGTGAAGGCATTACTATCTATGAATTATGGGGATGAATTTGACGAATCTTCATATTCTGAAATAAGAGATACAAAATCCGTAAACAGAAAAGGTAAAGCCAGATTATTCGTTTCTATGGGGAAAGAAAATAATGCAACACCTAAAAGTTTGGCGGACTTTATTTATGAAAAAACAGGTGTCGAACAAAGACTTTTAAGAGAGATTAAGGTATTCGACAAATTTTCTTTTGTAACCGTACCGTATGAAGAGGCCGAGGTTATTTTGACATACTTTAAAAAGAACAAGCGTGGCAAAAGACCTATGGTTGAGATAGCGAAAGAAAAGAAAAACTAA
- the zapE gene encoding cell division protein ZapE, translating to MIFDIKDINFDISVEDCFVNLKPHPKFSHCTFENYIPDEKYPSQFYIKETLINKIKKLNEEPADAKTKKGIFNFLKKPSKENNNKKLNNLYIDGGYGVGKTHLLSACYNTANVNKAFLSFGELCYFFNYIGLEKTAEEFSKLKLLLLDEFELDDPATTRMMAKFFLLINKNTLIITTSNTLPSDLGKLKFQVDEFQREMGIISGAFKTVVVEGIDYRKKNKILNQRIASKSFLDTFRDYKVSKSAKMLVTYKNLMETLIDNHPFKYFVIPSTCEAIFIDGIAPFEQLNNALRFTHLVDHCYYYNTKLFIRSEYDLDKFFKPEIIESCFSKKFQRCLSRLDELAIFFKS from the coding sequence ATGATTTTTGATATAAAAGATATCAATTTTGACATTTCCGTTGAGGATTGTTTTGTAAATTTGAAACCTCATCCAAAATTTTCTCATTGCACTTTTGAAAATTATATCCCTGACGAAAAATATCCGTCTCAATTTTACATAAAAGAAACACTAATAAACAAGATTAAAAAGCTAAATGAAGAGCCTGCTGATGCTAAAACCAAAAAAGGTATTTTTAATTTTCTTAAAAAACCTTCCAAAGAGAACAATAATAAGAAGTTAAATAATTTATACATTGACGGCGGTTACGGCGTCGGTAAAACCCACCTGTTAAGTGCTTGTTACAACACTGCAAATGTAAACAAAGCATTTTTAAGTTTTGGTGAACTGTGTTACTTTTTTAACTATATCGGCCTTGAAAAGACGGCAGAAGAATTTTCAAAACTAAAGCTTCTTTTACTCGATGAATTTGAACTTGATGATCCTGCCACTACAAGAATGATGGCAAAGTTTTTTCTCCTGATAAACAAAAATACCCTCATAATTACTACTTCTAACACGCTTCCTTCGGATTTAGGCAAGTTAAAATTTCAGGTAGATGAATTTCAAAGAGAGATGGGGATTATTTCGGGTGCATTTAAAACTGTTGTGGTTGAAGGTATTGATTATAGAAAAAAGAACAAAATATTAAACCAAAGGATTGCATCCAAATCATTTCTTGACACTTTTAGAGACTACAAGGTGTCAAAATCGGCTAAGATGCTTGTAACGTATAAAAACTTAATGGAAACATTAATTGACAATCACCCTTTTAAATATTTTGTAATCCCATCAACTTGTGAGGCTATTTTTATCGATGGTATTGCTCCATTTGAGCAGCTTAATAACGCATTAAGATTTACTCACTTGGTAGATCACTGCTATTACTACAATACAAAGCTATTTATCAGGTCTGAATATGATTTGGATAAATTTTTCAAACCTGAAATCATTGAATCTTGTTTTAGTAAAAAATTTCAAAGATGTTTATCAAGACTTGATGAACTTGCGATATTTTTTAAGAGTTAA
- a CDS encoding HAD-IA family hydrolase, with translation MKELIIYDCDGVLFNSKKAVLAYYDFVCDTFGLTKIDRNNEELVNMAMMKTNEEILSFLTDSKEKLIEMLEFAKNMNFSKFLDLMEPEDKLIETLPKLKEKNYKLSIFTNRGYSLHYLLEHFNIDMYFDYKVTSLDVTKAKPNPEGLYKIFEYFSIVPEKTIYIGDSETDYLAAKSSGTPFLGYKRKFKNLDFIKSHDEIFSFI, from the coding sequence ATGAAAGAATTAATAATTTACGATTGTGACGGAGTATTGTTTAACAGCAAAAAAGCTGTTCTTGCGTACTATGATTTTGTGTGTGACACTTTTGGGTTGACAAAAATCGATAGAAACAATGAGGAACTTGTCAATATGGCAATGATGAAAACAAATGAAGAAATACTATCATTTTTGACCGACTCCAAAGAGAAGCTTATTGAAATGTTAGAATTTGCAAAAAATATGAATTTTTCAAAATTTCTTGATTTAATGGAGCCTGAAGACAAACTTATAGAAACATTACCGAAATTAAAAGAAAAAAATTACAAGCTCTCAATATTTACAAATAGAGGATATTCTTTGCATTATCTTTTGGAACATTTTAACATTGATATGTATTTTGATTATAAGGTTACATCTTTGGATGTCACAAAAGCTAAGCCTAACCCTGAAGGGCTTTACAAGATTTTTGAGTATTTTAGTATTGTGCCTGAAAAAACAATATATATAGGTGACTCGGAAACTGATTATCTTGCCGCCAAATCTTCGGGGACACCATTTTTAGGCTATAAAAGAAAATTTAAAAACTTGGATTTTATAAAAAGTCACGATGAAATTTTTTCTTTTATATAA
- a CDS encoding glutamate racemase — MAIGVFDSGIGGLTVFKTIIKNFKDTDLYYLGDTARVPYGNKSKETIRRYSLECSNFLINNYQIDCLVIACNTASSYALDFLKSKLNIPVIGVVEPGAQLASQLTKNKKVGIIGTVGTIKSNSYYNAIKKICSDIEIYQNPSPLLVPLVEEGRIDHEITKLAVKEYISPLVEKGIDTLVLGCTHYPVLKNVIVEIYPNLKLVDSSEAIIPDIVSCLSADKREGGKKLILTTDETEAFNALKDRLVGGIKLQKIDLKEII; from the coding sequence ATGGCTATAGGTGTTTTTGATTCCGGAATCGGCGGATTAACTGTTTTTAAAACAATAATTAAAAATTTTAAAGATACTGACTTGTATTATCTCGGGGATACAGCAAGGGTACCATACGGAAATAAATCGAAAGAAACGATTCGCAGATACAGTTTGGAATGTTCAAATTTCTTAATTAATAACTATCAAATAGATTGCCTTGTTATTGCTTGTAATACCGCGTCATCATATGCTTTGGATTTTCTGAAATCCAAATTAAATATTCCTGTAATAGGAGTAGTTGAACCTGGAGCACAGCTTGCATCACAGTTAACAAAAAACAAAAAAGTAGGTATTATCGGCACAGTCGGTACAATAAAAAGCAACTCATATTACAATGCCATAAAAAAAATTTGCAGTGACATTGAAATCTATCAAAACCCATCACCATTACTTGTGCCATTAGTAGAAGAGGGGAGAATTGATCACGAAATTACAAAGCTTGCCGTCAAAGAGTATATTTCACCTCTGGTTGAAAAAGGGATAGATACGCTGGTGTTAGGTTGTACACATTATCCTGTCTTAAAGAATGTAATAGTAGAAATATATCCTAATTTAAAGCTTGTTGATTCAAGTGAAGCGATTATTCCCGATATAGTTTCATGTTTGTCTGCAGATAAAAGGGAAGGAGGTAAAAAACTAATATTGACTACAGACGAAACAGAAGCATTTAATGCATTAAAAGACAGACTTGTAGGTGGTATAAAACTTCAAAAAATCGATTTAAAAGAAATTATATAA